CGACCATCTCCACCCCTCGCCACAGCAAAAGCGCGGCGTCAGGGTGGTCCCTGGTCGCTTCCTCACAGTAGCGCCAGGTCGCGGCCAGACGTTCACATGACTGCTGGTTTGAGATCCCCAAACTGGTGATCCATTGGTCGAGAGCAAACTCGCCAGCCGTATTCAAATGTGCACTTCTTACCGCAACCATATCCTCTCCTGGCTCGGCTCCCTTCAGGAAGCCCGTTTTCGGCTAAATAACACCCTGGATCCCACGAGCCTGAAATGCGAAACACATCAGGCAGCATTACCCTTTCCAATTGGTAGCCGGATGTCAGACGTTTCTGACTGTCCTGGGCAAGTGTAGTCGGGTTACAGGAAAGATAGACCACGCGTTTTGGTGCAAGTTTACCAGCCTGAGCCATTACTCCTGCGGCCCCGGCGCGGGCCGAATCCAGTAACACCTTGTTAAACCCTTATGCAGCAAAGTCTGCCACGCAACGCCTTGCGCAAAGCCGTGTCGGAAAAACGCTGCGTTATTAAGATTATTCAGAGCGGCATTATACGCATCCTTTAACGTTAATGCGTTATTGCCTCCGCACCTGTTACATTTTTCTACGCATTTTCTTAATAAAAGTGTGAAGCTTTACAGGCTGAAAAACAGATTCGGCGATTAAAATATAATTTCAACTGATGCTTATGCGAAAAGCGTTCCAGTTTTTTCTCTTCTCAGAAATTAAAAGGCAAGTAGCATAATATCAGCAGCCAGCCTTGAAGGGTCAGGATCTGCTTATCCTGCCCCAACTGACAACTGCCTGTTTTATAAACAGTAACGAATGCTGATCGGGGGCAACGCATTAAGTTCGGGCTTCAATACAGGGCAAGGGAGCGATAAAAGCCGGGTCGTCATGCGCCGTTTTGCAGGGTAGAATTGCGCCGTAATCCGGAACTCCCCAAAAGTAGTCAGGGTGTCAGCAACCCGTCAATCTGCGTGGTCTGCATCAGCACCCGCATTATTTCGACCCGCGCCACAGAGCGATTCGTTACAGGAAGATTATGACCAAATACAGCCTGCGGGCGCGTATGATGATTTTGATTCTGGCTCCCACGCTGATGATTGGACTGATGCTGAGCACCTTTTTTATCGTGCACCGCTATAACGAACTGCAACGCCAGCTGGTGGATGCCGGCGCCAATATCATTGAACCTCTGGCCGTCTCCAGTGAATATGGCATGACTTTCCACAGCAAAGAGTCGGTTCGCCAGCTGGTCAGTCTCCTGCACCGCCGCCACTCTGATATTGTGCGCTCCATCTCTATTTTTGATGCGCAGAACCAGCTTTTCGTCACCTCGAACTATCATATCAACGCCGAAAAACTGCAGATGCCGACGGGCCAGAAACTGCCTGTCTCCTTCACCTATCAACGCGAAGGCAATTCGGTGATCCTGCGCACGCCGATTGTTTCCGAAAGCTATTATCCGGATGAGTCGCCGGGGGAAGATGCCAAACCCAATGGCAATCCGCTGGGCTATGTGGCGATAGAATTAGATCTGCAATCCGTCCGGTTGCAGCAGTATAAAGAAGTCTTTATTTCCACTCTGCTGCTGCTGTTCTGTCTCTGTCTGGCGATGGTATTTGCTTACCGCCTGATGCGTGATGTGACCGGCCCCATCCGGGATATGGTCAGCACGGTTGACCGCATCCGGCGAGGCCAGCTCGACAGCCGGGTCACCGGCCATATGCTGGGCGAGCTGGACATGCTCAAAAACGGCATCAACTCGATGGCGATGTCGTTAACGGCCTACCACGAAGAGATGCAGCAGAATATCGATCAGGCGACTTCCGACCTGCGCGAAACTCTTGAGCAGATGGAGATCCAGAACGTAGAGCTGGATTTAGCCAAAAAACGCGCGCAGGAAGCCGCCAGGATTAAATCCGAATTCCTTGCCAATATGTCCCACGAGCTGCGCACGCCGCTGAACGGGGTCATTGGCTTTACCCGTCAGACGCTGAAGACCTCACTGAATATTACTCAACGCGACTACCTGCATACCATCGAACGGTCGGCCAACAATCTGTTAAGCATCATCAACGACGTACTGGACTTCTCCAAGCTGGAAGCGGGCAAGCTGGTGCTGGAAAACATTCCCTTCCCGCTTCGTGCCACGCTGGATGAAGTGGCCGTGTTGCTGGCCCAGTCCGCACATGAAAAAGGGCTTGAACTGACGCTCTGTATCCAGCCGGACGTGCCGGATAATGCGATTGGCGATCCGCTACGTATTCAGCAAATCATCATTAACCTGCTGGGCAATGCGATCAAATTTACCGAACGCGGCAATATTGATGTGCGTATTGAGATGCGTTCGCTGAGTACCAATCGCGTCAATCTGGAGGTGCAGATCCACGACACCGGCATTGGTATCTCCGGCAAGCAGCAGTCACAGCTTTTTCAGGCTTTCCGTCAGGCGGATGCCAGCATCTCCCGCCGTCACGGTGGCACCGGTTTGGGGCTGGTCATCACCCAGAAACTGGTCAATGAAATGGGGGGAGAAATATCCCTTCACAGCCGCCTGAACGAAGGTTCAACTTTCTGGTTCAACGTCAATCTGTCCCTGAACCCCAATGCGGCCAGCTATCCACTGGCGGCAGAGTGCCTCACGGGCAAACGCCTGGCTTATGTGGAGGCAAACAGCGGTGCGGCGAAAGCCACGCTGGAGATGCTGGGCGCGACGCAGATGGATGTCAGCTACAGCACCACGCTGGATGGATTACCAGAACAGCATTATGACGCGCTGCTGATGGGCCTGCCGGTCACCAAAGCCACCGACCAGGAGATATCTTCCGAACTGCTGCTGCCAGCGCTTAAGCGGGCAGACAGCCTGATTATGGCGCTCCCCTGCCAGATGCAGATTTATGCGGAAGAGTTGAAGTCACGCGGTGTCAGTGCCTGCCTGATCAAACCGGTCAGCCTCACCCGCCTGTTACCGGTGCTGATTGAAAACCACACGCGTGAGACAGATTATCGCCCGGCTCATCACCGGCTGCCCCTGACGGTGATGGCCGTGGATGATAATCCGGCGAATCTCAAACTGATTGGTGCCCTGCTGGAAGAGCAGGTGGACAGTATTGTTCTGTGCGACAGCGGTCAGGCGGCAATTCAGCAGGCAAAGGCCCGTGAGCTGGATATTATTCTGATGGATATCCAGATGCCGGATATCGACGGCATCCGCGCCAGCGAGATTATCCGTACCTACCCGCAGCATAACGCCACCCCGATAGTAGCGGTAACGGCTCATGCGCTGGATGGCGAGCGGGAGCACCTGATCAAAGCGGGAATGACCGACTATCTCGCCAAGCCAATTGACGAGACCCGCCTGCGTCATCTGCTGGCGCGCTACACGCCGGGCTTGCAGGCGGTAGCGGCAAAACTACAGGATGTCCCGGCCTCGCTGGACTGGCAACTGGCGCTGCGTCAGGCGGCGAACAAGCCAGACCTGGCGCGGGACCTGCTGCAGATGCTGGTCGACTTCCTGCCGGAAGTGCATACGCTGGTGGAGAGCCACATCGCTTCCGGTAATACCCTGGCGCTGCGCGATATTATTCACAAACTGCACGGCAGCGCCAGTTACAGCGGCGTGCCAAGGCTGAAGCAGCTTTGCCAGCAACTGGAGCAGGGGCTGCGCAGTGAGAACAGCATTGCTGCCGTCGAGCCGGAGCTGTTTGAGCTGCTGGACGAGATGGAAAACGTCGCGAAACTGGCAAAAATCAGGCTGGAGTTATAACGGACACCGGCTGTTGATGGATGAGAATCCGGCGATGTGGAAGATGGCAGGTTATCCGGCAACGTGGCTGACTGCCGTTAATCCGCTAAGGATGCTGACGAATAATGCGGATGTTTTTGGCTGGCCAGAGATCCTGAGCGGTCACAAACCGGGCGCTTCGCCGCCGGGAGAGCGGCGAAGAACAGGCCAGCCTTCAGGAAGAGTGGAGAGATTGCCCCATCGCCAGGGTTGCAGCAATATTGCGCGCGCTGAGGCGAACATTTTCTGCGGCGTTATCCAGCGCCTCTTCCAGCGTGCAGATGGTATAAAGCACGCTGAACACCGCATCCAGACCGTGCTGATGCACCACCCCCACATCCTTTGTCAGGCTGCCAGCAATGCCAATAACCGGTTTGTTGTAGCGCTTAGCCACTTTAGCCACGCCAATCGGCACTTTGCCGTGAATGGTCTGACTGTCAATCCGGCCTTCGCCGGTAATAACCAGCGTCGCATCTTTGACCAGTTCGTCCAGCCCCAGCGCCTCCGTGACAATCTCAATCCCCCGACGCAGTTCAGCCTGGCAAAAAGCATGTAAAGCCACGCCCATACCGCCAGCCGCTCCGCCACCGGCGATCGAAAGCACATCAATATCCAGATCGCGACGGATCACTTCAGCATAGTGGGCCAGCGCATTATCAAGTTGCTTAACCAGCTCAGCAGTAGCCCCTTTTTGCGGCCCGAATACCGCAGAAGCCCCCTCCTCGCCCAGCAGTGGATTGGTCACATCACAGGCCACTTCAAAGCGACAGTGTTTAATACGCGGATCGAACTGGCTCATATCAATGCTGGCCAATTCTGGCAATTGTCCACCGCCATAGCCAATCTGCCTGCCTTCTTTATTCAGCAGTTGAGCGCCCAGCGCCTGAACCATCCCTGAGCCGCCATCGTTGGTGGCGCTGCCGCCAATACCGATGATGAAATGCTCCACACCTTTATCCAGGGCATTACGGATCAGTTCTCCGGTGCCGTAAGAGGTGGTGATCAAAGGATCGCGCTGTGCAGCAGGCACCAGTTCCAGTCCGCTGGCTGCCGCCATTTCGATATAGGCACAGCTTTCATCGCCTGACAGGCCATAAAAGGCGTTAACGGTGTCGCCCAGCGGGCCGGTGACATCAAGCCTGACAATTTTGCCATCGGTAGCCGCCACCATCGCTTCAACAGTTCCCTCTCCGCCATCTGCCACCGGCAGCTTGACGTAGTGCGCGTCGGGAAAAATCTCGCGAAATCCCAGCTCGATCTGTGTGGCGACCTGCTGAGCCGACAGGCTCTCTTTATATGAATCCGGTGCGATTACTATTTTCATACGGTATCCCGGCGCGTTGATCTGGCCTCAACCAAATGTGCAGATGCCGGCCTGCGGACAAGCCGGAACACAAAGCTATTTGCGGATTTCCACCTGCGCTAACTTCTCATAATAGCAAGCCAGCGCGCTGTGGTCGGCCGTGCCCAGCCCATCGGCTCGCAGTGCCTGCATCATCTCCATCACCGCCGCCGTTAGTGGCAACTGCGCACCCACACCGTGTGAGGTGTCCAGCGCGTTAGCTAAATCTTTGATATGCAGATCGATGCGGAAGCCCGGTTTGAAATTACGATCCATCACCATTGGCGCTTTGGCATCCAGCACCGTGCTGCCCGCCAGCCCGCCACGGATAGCCTGATAAACCAGGTCGGGATTGACGCCGG
This genomic window from Erwinia sp. E_sp_B01_1 contains:
- the barA gene encoding two-component sensor histidine kinase BarA; this translates as MTKYSLRARMMILILAPTLMIGLMLSTFFIVHRYNELQRQLVDAGANIIEPLAVSSEYGMTFHSKESVRQLVSLLHRRHSDIVRSISIFDAQNQLFVTSNYHINAEKLQMPTGQKLPVSFTYQREGNSVILRTPIVSESYYPDESPGEDAKPNGNPLGYVAIELDLQSVRLQQYKEVFISTLLLLFCLCLAMVFAYRLMRDVTGPIRDMVSTVDRIRRGQLDSRVTGHMLGELDMLKNGINSMAMSLTAYHEEMQQNIDQATSDLRETLEQMEIQNVELDLAKKRAQEAARIKSEFLANMSHELRTPLNGVIGFTRQTLKTSLNITQRDYLHTIERSANNLLSIINDVLDFSKLEAGKLVLENIPFPLRATLDEVAVLLAQSAHEKGLELTLCIQPDVPDNAIGDPLRIQQIIINLLGNAIKFTERGNIDVRIEMRSLSTNRVNLEVQIHDTGIGISGKQQSQLFQAFRQADASISRRHGGTGLGLVITQKLVNEMGGEISLHSRLNEGSTFWFNVNLSLNPNAASYPLAAECLTGKRLAYVEANSGAAKATLEMLGATQMDVSYSTTLDGLPEQHYDALLMGLPVTKATDQEISSELLLPALKRADSLIMALPCQMQIYAEELKSRGVSACLIKPVSLTRLLPVLIENHTRETDYRPAHHRLPLTVMAVDDNPANLKLIGALLEEQVDSIVLCDSGQAAIQQAKARELDIILMDIQMPDIDGIRASEIIRTYPQHNATPIVAVTAHALDGEREHLIKAGMTDYLAKPIDETRLRHLLARYTPGLQAVAAKLQDVPASLDWQLALRQAANKPDLARDLLQMLVDFLPEVHTLVESHIASGNTLALRDIIHKLHGSASYSGVPRLKQLCQQLEQGLRSENSIAAVEPELFELLDEMENVAKLAKIRLEL
- a CDS encoding glycerate kinase → MKIVIAPDSYKESLSAQQVATQIELGFREIFPDAHYVKLPVADGGEGTVEAMVAATDGKIVRLDVTGPLGDTVNAFYGLSGDESCAYIEMAAASGLELVPAAQRDPLITTSYGTGELIRNALDKGVEHFIIGIGGSATNDGGSGMVQALGAQLLNKEGRQIGYGGGQLPELASIDMSQFDPRIKHCRFEVACDVTNPLLGEEGASAVFGPQKGATAELVKQLDNALAHYAEVIRRDLDIDVLSIAGGGAAGGMGVALHAFCQAELRRGIEIVTEALGLDELVKDATLVITGEGRIDSQTIHGKVPIGVAKVAKRYNKPVIGIAGSLTKDVGVVHQHGLDAVFSVLYTICTLEEALDNAAENVRLSARNIAATLAMGQSLHSS